A genome region from Bombus terrestris chromosome 10, iyBomTerr1.2, whole genome shotgun sequence includes the following:
- the LOC100650087 gene encoding UDP-glucose:glycoprotein glucosyltransferase isoform X3 produces the protein MVNLKMRLIIFFYFLLLCMIYIKADRRVNKYVTTLIDAKWKETPLALEAAEYLNDENPSYFWKFIDAFANYDLRNVTEKENYDAVIAFAEKYLSQSEVALMKLGLSLRIYSARVEMFTQMAENKNVSIFDCYNVVDVGGVFTCSLEELEELASQDTWLHPDIYSVDHRYYTSQQSEKIIILYGQIGTPKFSDFHNKLKSLAENRGINYILRHYLKDRIDKNVRLSGYGVELQMKSTEYKATDDSDIKDNAGKDSEATNDSAEETDGINFVTLKNLYPDKQLELDKLQTHLLETSHEIGALKVWQFQELSHQAAERIMNSPTNEAINVLTDISQNFPMQAKSLIRTKANNEMKKEMKLNQAMFSTALNIQPTDTALFINGLFFDLEAVDVLSLLESLRSELRVMESLRKIGFSKTEMGTLLALGLSANTEKQEFAMDIRDSAIIWVNDIEQDSAYGRWSSSLTELLRPTFPGMLRNIRRNLYNLVLIIDPLSGESTPLITLAQSLYLHSVPLRVGFVFVTNYDTSITGLTDASVAVNNAYHYFAETKGSEHALQFLINLGNYIGPEGPDVEDVKKAIKVQDSSANINYILGEESEYDVGRHLANDFVKRSGFKKFPQALLNGVPLSAEQLNANSFEEAVLSTIMSQTPALQKAVYRGEITEGDDVVDYIMNQPNVMPRLNERILKPEKHTWLNLIGTIPNDKDYSKWSPQDLSTWLMDRMRYMYVTRRTSVHHLYTFWVVANLNDAEGRQLLREALEYIDSNADVRISVIINPFDGTNDDNTIDINQIVLATLHSLPVDKAIRFIRDIIKEDVANGKIDIEEEAVKEQLKNQADELFVHRQYVKTVLNLQQGVRAIVCNGRLIGPLDEGEEFTSEDFSLLERFSQSTYDDKSFKMLIKEQLLENDEHERQEVTDDMIMKITSLLASHPQTRSRFHIPFHGDEYSAIKVPATNSDEVVFTLIAIVDPVSRGAQKLGPILKTLQQSLNCNIKVFLNCLDKNSDMPLKSFYRFVFEPQLQFSPDGHVNGAMAKFTKLPTSSLLTQYIHAPENWLVEVVRSVYDLDNIKLDNVAIGVHSEFELEHLLLEGHCFEAVIGNPPRGLQITLGTGKQPLMVDTIVMANLGYFQLKANPGEWILRMRQGRSAEIYDFTTIGGQDVLQNGNDVKVVISSLRSHVLKVKVSKKPDKVGMDLLSEDDKSSGLWNSISSFSKFWTFTTADDSDDEDEKLNIFSLASGHLYERFLKIMMLSVIKHTKSPVKFWFLKNYLSPTLKDFLPHMAKEYGFEYELVQYKWPRWLHQQTEKQRTIWGYKILFLDVLFPLNVKKIIFVDADQVVRADLKELATMDLGGAPYAYTPFCDSRKEMDGFRFWKQGYWRNHLQGRAYHISALYVVDLKRFRRIAAGDRLRGQYQALSQDPNSLSNLDQDLPNNMIHQVSIKSLPQEWLWCETWCDDASKKYAKTIDLCNNPMTKEAKLQAAVRILPEWIGYDEEIKALQMKLENENRQTEKEENETFGDVEDFTKHEEL, from the exons ATGGTAAATTTAAAG ATGcggttaattatatttttttattttttactactGTGTATGATATACATTAAAGCAGACAGAAgggtaaataaatatgtaaccACCCTAATAGATGCAAAATGGAAAGAAACACCCTTAGCTCTTGAAGCTgctgaatatttaaatgatgAAAATCCAAgttatttttggaaatttatagATGCTTTTGCCAATTATGATTTAAGAAATG ttacAGAAAAAGAGAACTACGATGCTGTTATTGCTTTtgctgaaaaatatttatctcaATCAGAAGTAGCATTAATGAAATTGGGTCTGTCTCTACGAATTTATTCGGCACGAGTGGAAATGTTCACACAAAtggcagaaaataaaaatgtttccatCTTTGATTGTTATAATGTAGTGGACGTCGGTGGAGTGTTTACTTGTTCTTTAGAAGAATTAGAGGAACTAGCTAGTCAA GATACTTGGTTACATCCAGATATATATAGTGTAGATCATCGTTATTATACGTCTCAGCAGtcagaaaaaattattatattgtatggCCAGATTGGAACACCAAAATTCTCAGATTTTCATAACAAATTAAAAAGTCTTGCAGAAAATAGaggaattaattatattttgcgaCATTATTTAAAG GACAGAATAGACAAAAATGTACGTTTATCGGGATATGGGGTAGAATTGCAAATGAAGTCTACAGAATATAAAGCAACAGATGATTCGGATATCAAAGATAATGCAGGAAAAGACTCAGAGGCCACTAATGATAGCGCTGAAGAAACAGATGgaattaattttgtaacattaAA AAACTTGTACCCTGATAAGCAATTAGAGCTGGATAAATTACAAACTCATTTACTTGAAACCAGTCATGAAATTGGTGCTCTAAAAGTGTGGCAGTTTCAAGAATTAAGTCATCAAGCAGCTGAAAGGATAATGAATTCTCCCACAAACGAAGCCATTAATGTTTTGACGGATATTTCGCAAAATTTTCCAATgcaa GCGAAATCTCTAATTAGAACAAAAGCGAATAatgaaatgaagaaagaaatgaaactcAATCAAGCAATGTTTTCTACAGCTTTAAATATACAACCCACAGATACTGCGCTTTTTATTAATGGTTTATTTTTTGATCTAGAAGCAGTAGATGTGCTTAGTCTTTTAGAATCATTAAGAAGCGAATTGAGAGTAATGGAATCTCTTCGTAAAATCG GATTTAGTAAGACGGAGATGGGTACATTGCTGGCTTTGGGTTTGTCCGCTAACACGGAAAAACAAGAATTTGCAATGGATATAAGAGATTCGGCAATAATTTGGGTAAACGATATCGAACAGGATTCAGCTTACGGAAGATGGTCGTCGTCGTTAACAGAATTATTAAGACCAACTTTTCCTGGCATGCTTAGAAATATTAGAagaaatttgtacaatttg GTATTAATTATTGACCCTTTAAGCGGGGAATCCACCCCTTTGATAACTTTAGCTCAATCTTTATATCTACATTCCGTACCATTAAGGGTAGGTTTTGTTTTCGTAACGAATTACGATACTTCTATAACTGGATTGACTGATGCTAGTGTCGCCGTTAATAATGCATATCATTACTTTGCGGAAACTAAAGGATCGGAACATGCTCTGCAATTTCTGATAAAT TTAGGAAATTATATTGGTCCAGAAGGTCCAGACGTAGAAGATGTAAAGAAGGCAATAAAAGTGCAAGATTCGTCAGCTAACATAAATTATATCCTCGGTGAAGAATCTGAATATGACGTAGGACGTCACTTAGCTAATGATTTCGTAAAACGATCtggttttaaaaaatttccgCAAGCTTTGTTAAATGGTGTACCTTTGTCAGCCGAACAATTGAACGCCAATTCATTTGAAGAAGCTGTTCTATCTACGATCATGTCACAAACGCCTGCATTACAAAAAGCAGTGTATCGAGGAGAAATAACCGAAGGAGATGATGTAGTCGATTATATTATGAATCAGCCAAATGTTATGCCTCG CTTGAACGAGCGAATATTAAAACCGGAGAAACACACATGGTTAAACTTAATTGGCACTATACCTAACGATAAAGATTATAGTAAATGGAGTCCTCAAGATTTATCAACATGGTTGATGGATAGAATGCGTTATATGTACGTAACACGACGCACAAGTGTACACCATTTATATACCTTTTGGGTTGTAGCAAATTTAAATGACGCAGAAGGGAGACAATTATTACGCGAGGCACTTGAATACATA GATTCGAATGCAGATGTCAGAATTAGTGTAATCATTAATCCGTTCGACGGTACTAATGATGATAATACAATTGATATTAATCAAATAGTTCTAGCTACCTTACATAGCCTGCCGGTAGATAAGGCTATACGTTTTATTCGTGACATAATTAAAGAAGATGTTGCTAACGGCAAAATTGACATAGag GAAGAGGCTGTAAAAGAACAGTTGAAAAACCAAGCCGATGAATTGTTTGTACATCGCCAGTACGTGAAAACGGTACTAAACCTGCAACAGGGAGTTAGAGCGATCGTGTGTAATGGACGATTAATTGGTCCTTTAGACGAGGGCGAAGAATTTACAAGCGAAGACTTTTCGCTTTTAGAAAGATTCAGTCAAAGTACTTATGATGATAAATCGTTCAAAATGTTAATAAAGGAACAATTGTTGGAAAATGATGAGCATG AAAGACAAGAAGTCACCGATGATATGATAATGAAAATTACATCCTTGTTAGCATCGCACCCTCAAACGCGGAGCCGATTTCACATTCCATTTCACGGTGATGAATATAG CGCCATAAAGGTTCCAGCAACAAATTCGGATGAAGTGGTATTTACCTTGATCGCTATCGTTGATCCAGTATCTCGCGGCGCACAAAAATTGGGTCCGATTTTAAAAACGCTTCAACAATCTTTAAACTGTAACATTAAAGTGTTTTTAAACTGTTTGGACAAAAATAGCGATATGCCGTTGAAAAG TTTTTATCGTTTCGTGTTCGAACCTCAGTTACAATTCTCCCCCGATGGACATGTTAATGGGGCTATggcaaaatttacaaaattaccaACTTCATCTCTTTTGACACAGTATATTCATGCACCAGAAAATTGGTTAGTGGAAGTAGTTCGGAGCGTGTACGATTTAGACAATATTAAATTGGATAATGTAGCAATTGGAGTGCACAG CGAATTTGAATTAGAGCATTTACTTCTTGAAGGTCATTGTTTCGAAGCAGTAATCGGAAATCCACCTCGTGGATTACAAATCACATTGGGAACGGGAAAGCAACCATTAATGGTTGACACTATAGTAATGGCAAACTTGGGATATTTTCAGCTTAAAGCAAACCCAGGGGAATGGATATTGCGTATGCGGCAAGGACGGTCGGCGGAAATCTATGATTTTACTACTATCGGTGGTCAAGATGTTTTACAAAACGGCAATGACGTAAAAGTTGTTATAAGTTCTCTTAGAAGTCACGTGTTGAAAGTTAAAGTATCGAAAAAGCCGGACAAGGTGGGAATGGATCTTTTATCGGAAGACGATAAAAGTTCTGGCTTATGGAACTCTATTTCTAG cTTTTCCAAATTTTG GACATTTACGACAGCAGACGATAGTGACGATGaggatgaaaaattaaatatcttctCTTTAGCCTCTGGACACTTGTATGAAAGATTTCTGAAAATTATGATGTTAAGCGTTATAAAGCATACCAAAAGTCCCGTCAAATTCTGGTTCCTGAAGAATTATCTATCACCAACGTTAAAA GATTTTTTACCACATATGGCAAAGGAATATGGTTTTGAATATGAATTGGTACAATACAAATGGCCTCGCTGGCTCCATCAGCAAACTGAAAAGCAAAGAACCATATGGGGTTACAAAATACTGTTTTTGGATGTGCTGTTCCCTTTAAAcgttaaaaagataatattcgTTGATGCTGATCAG GTTGTAAGGGCAGATTTAAAAGAATTGGCGACCATGGACCTTGGCGGCGCGCCATATGCATACACTCCATTTTGTGACAGCAGGAAAGAAATGGACGGATTTCGATTTTGGAAACAAGGTTATTGGCGAAATCATTTACAGGGGCGTGCTTATCACATCAGTGCTCTGTACGTGGTAGATTTGAAGCGATTCCGACGTATTGCAGCCGGAGACAGATTAAGGGGACAGTATCAAGCATTGAGCCAAGATCCTAATAGTTTGTCTAATTTGGACCAA GATCTCCCCAATAACATGATTCATCAAGTGAGTATTAAATCACTGCCGCAAGAGTGGTTATGGTGTGAGACTTGGTGCGACGATGCATCCAAGAAATATGCCAAAACTATAGACTTG TGTAATAATCCAATGACTAAGGAAGCTAAATTACAAGCTGCTGTACGTATATTACCGGAATGGATAGGTTATGATGAAGAAATAA
- the LOC100650087 gene encoding UDP-glucose:glycoprotein glucosyltransferase isoform X5 yields the protein MVNLKMRLIIFFYFLLLCMIYIKADRRVNKYVTTLIDAKWKETPLALEAAEYLNDENPSYFWKFIDAFANYDLRNVTEKENYDAVIAFAEKYLSQSEVALMKLGLSLRIYSARVEMFTQMAENKNVSIFDCYNVVDVGGVFTCSLEELEELASQDTWLHPDIYSVDHRYYTSQQSEKIIILYGQIGTPKFSDFHNKLKSLAENRGINYILRHYLKDRIDKNVRLSGYGVELQMKSTEYKATDDSDIKDNAGKDSEATNDSAEETDGINFVTLKNLYPDKQLELDKLQTHLLETSHEIGALKVWQFQELSHQAAERIMNSPTNEAINVLTDISQNFPMQAKSLIRTKANNEMKKEMKLNQAMFSTALNIQPTDTALFINGLFFDLEAVDVLSLLESLRSELRVMESLRKIGFSKTEMGTLLALGLSANTEKQEFAMDIRDSAIIWVNDIEQDSAYGRWSSSLTELLRPTFPGMLRNIRRNLYNLVLIIDPLSGESTPLITLAQSLYLHSVPLRVGFVFVTNYDTSITGLTDASVAVNNAYHYFAETKGSEHALQFLINLGNYIGPEGPDVEDVKKAIKVQDSSANINYILGEESEYDVGRHLANDFVKRSGFKKFPQALLNGVPLSAEQLNANSFEEAVLSTIMSQTPALQKAVYRGEITEGDDVVDYIMNQPNVMPRLNERILKPEKHTWLNLIGTIPNDKDYSKWSPQDLSTWLMDRMRYMYVTRRTSVHHLYTFWVVANLNDAEGRQLLREALEYIDSNADVRISVIINPFDGTNDDNTIDINQIVLATLHSLPVDKAIRFIRDIIKEDVANGKIDIEEEAVKEQLKNQADELFVHRQYVKTVLNLQQGVRAIVCNGRLIGPLDEGEEFTSEDFSLLERFSQSTYDDKSFKMLIKEQLLENDEHERQEVTDDMIMKITSLLASHPQTRSRFHIPFHGDEYSAIKVPATNSDEVVFTLIAIVDPVSRGAQKLGPILKTLQQSLNCNIKVFLNCLDKNSDMPLKSFYRFVFEPQLQFSPDGHVNGAMAKFTKLPTSSLLTQYIHAPENWLVEVVRSVYDLDNIKLDNVAIGVHSEFELEHLLLEGHCFEAVIGNPPRGLQITLGTGKQPLMVDTIVMANLGYFQLKANPGEWILRMRQGRSAEIYDFTTIGGQDVLQNGNDVKVVISSLRSHVLKVKVSKKPDKVGMDLLSEDDKSSGLWNSISRTFTTADDSDDEDEKLNIFSLASGHLYERFLKIMMLSVIKHTKSPVKFWFLKNYLSPTLKDFLPHMAKEYGFEYELVQYKWPRWLHQQTEKQRTIWGYKILFLDVLFPLNVKKIIFVDADQVVRADLKELATMDLGGAPYAYTPFCDSRKEMDGFRFWKQGYWRNHLQGRAYHISALYVVDLKRFRRIAAGDRLRGQYQALSQDPNSLSNLDQDLPNNMIHQVSIKSLPQEWLWCETWCDDASKKYAKTIDLCNNPMTKEAKLQAAVRILPEWIGYDEEIKALQMKLENENRQTEKEENETFGDVEDFTKHEEL from the exons ATGGTAAATTTAAAG ATGcggttaattatatttttttattttttactactGTGTATGATATACATTAAAGCAGACAGAAgggtaaataaatatgtaaccACCCTAATAGATGCAAAATGGAAAGAAACACCCTTAGCTCTTGAAGCTgctgaatatttaaatgatgAAAATCCAAgttatttttggaaatttatagATGCTTTTGCCAATTATGATTTAAGAAATG ttacAGAAAAAGAGAACTACGATGCTGTTATTGCTTTtgctgaaaaatatttatctcaATCAGAAGTAGCATTAATGAAATTGGGTCTGTCTCTACGAATTTATTCGGCACGAGTGGAAATGTTCACACAAAtggcagaaaataaaaatgtttccatCTTTGATTGTTATAATGTAGTGGACGTCGGTGGAGTGTTTACTTGTTCTTTAGAAGAATTAGAGGAACTAGCTAGTCAA GATACTTGGTTACATCCAGATATATATAGTGTAGATCATCGTTATTATACGTCTCAGCAGtcagaaaaaattattatattgtatggCCAGATTGGAACACCAAAATTCTCAGATTTTCATAACAAATTAAAAAGTCTTGCAGAAAATAGaggaattaattatattttgcgaCATTATTTAAAG GACAGAATAGACAAAAATGTACGTTTATCGGGATATGGGGTAGAATTGCAAATGAAGTCTACAGAATATAAAGCAACAGATGATTCGGATATCAAAGATAATGCAGGAAAAGACTCAGAGGCCACTAATGATAGCGCTGAAGAAACAGATGgaattaattttgtaacattaAA AAACTTGTACCCTGATAAGCAATTAGAGCTGGATAAATTACAAACTCATTTACTTGAAACCAGTCATGAAATTGGTGCTCTAAAAGTGTGGCAGTTTCAAGAATTAAGTCATCAAGCAGCTGAAAGGATAATGAATTCTCCCACAAACGAAGCCATTAATGTTTTGACGGATATTTCGCAAAATTTTCCAATgcaa GCGAAATCTCTAATTAGAACAAAAGCGAATAatgaaatgaagaaagaaatgaaactcAATCAAGCAATGTTTTCTACAGCTTTAAATATACAACCCACAGATACTGCGCTTTTTATTAATGGTTTATTTTTTGATCTAGAAGCAGTAGATGTGCTTAGTCTTTTAGAATCATTAAGAAGCGAATTGAGAGTAATGGAATCTCTTCGTAAAATCG GATTTAGTAAGACGGAGATGGGTACATTGCTGGCTTTGGGTTTGTCCGCTAACACGGAAAAACAAGAATTTGCAATGGATATAAGAGATTCGGCAATAATTTGGGTAAACGATATCGAACAGGATTCAGCTTACGGAAGATGGTCGTCGTCGTTAACAGAATTATTAAGACCAACTTTTCCTGGCATGCTTAGAAATATTAGAagaaatttgtacaatttg GTATTAATTATTGACCCTTTAAGCGGGGAATCCACCCCTTTGATAACTTTAGCTCAATCTTTATATCTACATTCCGTACCATTAAGGGTAGGTTTTGTTTTCGTAACGAATTACGATACTTCTATAACTGGATTGACTGATGCTAGTGTCGCCGTTAATAATGCATATCATTACTTTGCGGAAACTAAAGGATCGGAACATGCTCTGCAATTTCTGATAAAT TTAGGAAATTATATTGGTCCAGAAGGTCCAGACGTAGAAGATGTAAAGAAGGCAATAAAAGTGCAAGATTCGTCAGCTAACATAAATTATATCCTCGGTGAAGAATCTGAATATGACGTAGGACGTCACTTAGCTAATGATTTCGTAAAACGATCtggttttaaaaaatttccgCAAGCTTTGTTAAATGGTGTACCTTTGTCAGCCGAACAATTGAACGCCAATTCATTTGAAGAAGCTGTTCTATCTACGATCATGTCACAAACGCCTGCATTACAAAAAGCAGTGTATCGAGGAGAAATAACCGAAGGAGATGATGTAGTCGATTATATTATGAATCAGCCAAATGTTATGCCTCG CTTGAACGAGCGAATATTAAAACCGGAGAAACACACATGGTTAAACTTAATTGGCACTATACCTAACGATAAAGATTATAGTAAATGGAGTCCTCAAGATTTATCAACATGGTTGATGGATAGAATGCGTTATATGTACGTAACACGACGCACAAGTGTACACCATTTATATACCTTTTGGGTTGTAGCAAATTTAAATGACGCAGAAGGGAGACAATTATTACGCGAGGCACTTGAATACATA GATTCGAATGCAGATGTCAGAATTAGTGTAATCATTAATCCGTTCGACGGTACTAATGATGATAATACAATTGATATTAATCAAATAGTTCTAGCTACCTTACATAGCCTGCCGGTAGATAAGGCTATACGTTTTATTCGTGACATAATTAAAGAAGATGTTGCTAACGGCAAAATTGACATAGag GAAGAGGCTGTAAAAGAACAGTTGAAAAACCAAGCCGATGAATTGTTTGTACATCGCCAGTACGTGAAAACGGTACTAAACCTGCAACAGGGAGTTAGAGCGATCGTGTGTAATGGACGATTAATTGGTCCTTTAGACGAGGGCGAAGAATTTACAAGCGAAGACTTTTCGCTTTTAGAAAGATTCAGTCAAAGTACTTATGATGATAAATCGTTCAAAATGTTAATAAAGGAACAATTGTTGGAAAATGATGAGCATG AAAGACAAGAAGTCACCGATGATATGATAATGAAAATTACATCCTTGTTAGCATCGCACCCTCAAACGCGGAGCCGATTTCACATTCCATTTCACGGTGATGAATATAG CGCCATAAAGGTTCCAGCAACAAATTCGGATGAAGTGGTATTTACCTTGATCGCTATCGTTGATCCAGTATCTCGCGGCGCACAAAAATTGGGTCCGATTTTAAAAACGCTTCAACAATCTTTAAACTGTAACATTAAAGTGTTTTTAAACTGTTTGGACAAAAATAGCGATATGCCGTTGAAAAG TTTTTATCGTTTCGTGTTCGAACCTCAGTTACAATTCTCCCCCGATGGACATGTTAATGGGGCTATggcaaaatttacaaaattaccaACTTCATCTCTTTTGACACAGTATATTCATGCACCAGAAAATTGGTTAGTGGAAGTAGTTCGGAGCGTGTACGATTTAGACAATATTAAATTGGATAATGTAGCAATTGGAGTGCACAG CGAATTTGAATTAGAGCATTTACTTCTTGAAGGTCATTGTTTCGAAGCAGTAATCGGAAATCCACCTCGTGGATTACAAATCACATTGGGAACGGGAAAGCAACCATTAATGGTTGACACTATAGTAATGGCAAACTTGGGATATTTTCAGCTTAAAGCAAACCCAGGGGAATGGATATTGCGTATGCGGCAAGGACGGTCGGCGGAAATCTATGATTTTACTACTATCGGTGGTCAAGATGTTTTACAAAACGGCAATGACGTAAAAGTTGTTATAAGTTCTCTTAGAAGTCACGTGTTGAAAGTTAAAGTATCGAAAAAGCCGGACAAGGTGGGAATGGATCTTTTATCGGAAGACGATAAAAGTTCTGGCTTATGGAACTCTATTTCTAG GACATTTACGACAGCAGACGATAGTGACGATGaggatgaaaaattaaatatcttctCTTTAGCCTCTGGACACTTGTATGAAAGATTTCTGAAAATTATGATGTTAAGCGTTATAAAGCATACCAAAAGTCCCGTCAAATTCTGGTTCCTGAAGAATTATCTATCACCAACGTTAAAA GATTTTTTACCACATATGGCAAAGGAATATGGTTTTGAATATGAATTGGTACAATACAAATGGCCTCGCTGGCTCCATCAGCAAACTGAAAAGCAAAGAACCATATGGGGTTACAAAATACTGTTTTTGGATGTGCTGTTCCCTTTAAAcgttaaaaagataatattcgTTGATGCTGATCAG GTTGTAAGGGCAGATTTAAAAGAATTGGCGACCATGGACCTTGGCGGCGCGCCATATGCATACACTCCATTTTGTGACAGCAGGAAAGAAATGGACGGATTTCGATTTTGGAAACAAGGTTATTGGCGAAATCATTTACAGGGGCGTGCTTATCACATCAGTGCTCTGTACGTGGTAGATTTGAAGCGATTCCGACGTATTGCAGCCGGAGACAGATTAAGGGGACAGTATCAAGCATTGAGCCAAGATCCTAATAGTTTGTCTAATTTGGACCAA GATCTCCCCAATAACATGATTCATCAAGTGAGTATTAAATCACTGCCGCAAGAGTGGTTATGGTGTGAGACTTGGTGCGACGATGCATCCAAGAAATATGCCAAAACTATAGACTTG TGTAATAATCCAATGACTAAGGAAGCTAAATTACAAGCTGCTGTACGTATATTACCGGAATGGATAGGTTATGATGAAGAAATAA